The Paenibacillus sophorae genome has a segment encoding these proteins:
- a CDS encoding YitT family protein has translation MRHQAVANTFESLTKTAREAAIVVLSALLVAAGLKLFLIPHQLLSGGVAGTASVIGYLTNPKYISLIYFGINLPILLWGFVAVGKKYICLSMLCVASTTWFLTIIPQVQVTKDPILASIFGGVIIAGGVGFSLRAGGSSGGFDILGSIITRKRDVPMGTVLFIMDGVIILTLGFMKSWDSALYAMLCTFVKSKVVDIIHIRHVKLTCFIVTKRKDEMVTQLNRLPHGVTVVNAEGGYSHEGNTMLMTVTTRYELAELRKVVVAVDPTAFVNVLETVEILGRFKRLA, from the coding sequence ATGCGTCATCAAGCAGTAGCCAACACTTTTGAGAGTCTTACCAAAACGGCCAGAGAAGCAGCGATTGTCGTTCTTTCCGCCCTGCTGGTCGCCGCCGGTCTCAAGCTGTTCCTAATCCCGCATCAGCTCCTCAGTGGAGGAGTGGCAGGAACGGCGTCCGTCATCGGTTACTTGACCAATCCCAAGTATATTTCGCTCATCTATTTCGGCATCAATCTGCCGATTCTGCTCTGGGGCTTCGTTGCCGTAGGGAAAAAATACATCTGCCTCAGCATGCTCTGTGTCGCCAGCACGACCTGGTTTCTGACGATTATTCCCCAGGTGCAGGTGACCAAAGATCCGATTCTCGCCAGCATCTTCGGCGGGGTTATTATTGCGGGAGGCGTCGGTTTCTCTTTACGTGCGGGCGGATCGTCCGGAGGGTTCGATATTCTGGGCTCCATCATCACGCGCAAGCGGGATGTGCCGATGGGAACGGTGCTGTTCATTATGGACGGGGTGATCATATTGACCCTTGGCTTTATGAAAAGCTGGGATTCGGCGCTGTACGCCATGCTGTGTACCTTTGTGAAGAGCAAGGTGGTTGACATCATTCATATCCGGCATGTCAAACTGACCTGCTTCATCGTTACGAAGCGAAAGGATGAGATGGTCACGCAGCTGAACCGGCTTCCGCATGGCGTGACCGTCGTCAATGCGGAAGGGGGATACAGCCATGAAGGCAACACGATGCTGATGACGGTCACCACGCGGTACGAGCTTGCGGAGCTTCGCAAGGTGGTTGTTGCGGTCGATCCAACCGCATTCGTCAATGTGCTGGAGACAGTGGAAATTCTGGGGAGGTTCAAACGGCTGGCATAA
- a CDS encoding aspartate kinase — MSLYVMKFGGSSVGDTERMKRVAKRIADKQDEGHRCVVVVSAMGDTTDDLIDQAKLLSSELPAREMDMLMTTGEQISIALLSIALSGIGRDAVSYTGWQAGFRTDETHGRARINEIVPRRVLEALEKDKIVIVAGFQGMTIDGEITTLGRGGSDTTAVALAAAIKADVCEIYTDVDGVYSTDPRIVKNARKLKEISYDEMLELANLGAAVLHPRAVEYAKRYQVKLVVRSSFNYNEGTVVKEEASMEQGVAVSGIAYDKNVARISISGVADVPGVLARVFGKLADEGINVDIIVQSGVLNGEADFSFTVSLDEMEKAKEVIRQIRHELPYREVTSEDNLVKISIVGAGMVSHPGVAAQMFDVISSLGISIKMVSTSEIKVSCVVESGKLKEIIQALHTAYGLDTDQQVFVGGPQDRR; from the coding sequence TTGTCACTTTATGTCATGAAATTCGGAGGCAGCTCCGTAGGCGATACCGAGCGCATGAAGCGGGTTGCCAAACGCATCGCAGACAAGCAGGATGAGGGCCATCGCTGTGTCGTGGTCGTCTCCGCCATGGGGGACACGACCGACGATCTGATCGATCAGGCCAAGCTGCTCAGCAGCGAGCTGCCTGCGCGCGAGATGGACATGCTGATGACGACAGGGGAGCAGATCTCCATTGCGCTGCTGTCCATCGCCCTTAGCGGCATTGGACGGGACGCTGTGTCCTATACCGGCTGGCAGGCCGGCTTCCGCACGGATGAGACGCACGGACGGGCGCGGATTAACGAGATTGTGCCCCGTCGGGTGCTGGAAGCGCTGGAGAAAGACAAGATTGTGATCGTTGCCGGTTTTCAAGGGATGACGATTGACGGCGAGATTACGACGCTCGGACGCGGCGGCTCCGATACGACGGCGGTTGCGCTGGCTGCGGCGATCAAGGCGGATGTGTGCGAGATTTATACCGACGTTGATGGCGTATATTCCACGGACCCGCGCATCGTGAAGAACGCGCGCAAGCTTAAGGAAATCTCATATGACGAAATGCTGGAGCTCGCCAATCTGGGCGCCGCCGTGCTGCATCCGCGCGCGGTGGAATACGCAAAGCGTTACCAGGTGAAGCTGGTTGTGCGGTCGAGCTTTAATTATAATGAAGGCACTGTGGTGAAGGAGGAAGCAAGCATGGAGCAGGGAGTGGCGGTAAGCGGCATCGCTTACGACAAAAATGTGGCTCGGATCAGCATTTCGGGAGTGGCCGACGTTCCCGGCGTACTGGCCCGGGTGTTCGGAAAGCTGGCCGATGAAGGCATCAACGTGGACATCATCGTACAGAGCGGCGTTCTGAACGGGGAAGCGGACTTCTCCTTCACCGTCTCGCTAGACGAAATGGAAAAGGCCAAGGAGGTTATTCGGCAAATCAGACATGAATTGCCATACCGCGAGGTAACATCCGAAGATAATCTGGTCAAGATCTCCATCGTCGGTGCAGGTATGGTCAGCCATCCCGGTGTAGCGGCGCAGATGTTCGACGTAATTTCAAGTCTTGGAATCAGCATCAAGATGGTCAGCACCTCCGAGATCAAGGTATCTTGCGTTGTGGAATCCGGCAAGCTGAAGGAGATTATCCAGGCGCTTCATACGGCCTATGGGCTGGATACCGACCAGCAGGTATTTGTAGGTGGTCCGCAGGATCGCCGGTAG
- the efp gene encoding elongation factor P has translation MISVNDFKTGLTVEVDGDIFTVLDFQHVKPGKGAAFVRSKLKNLRNGNTVERTFRAGETIGRAVIENRAVQYLYASGSEHVFMDNQTYDQFSLEASQLEWELNFLKENMTVNIVSYQGELLGINLPTSVDLKVVETEPSVKGNTAQGATKFAKLETGLSVQVPLFINEDDVLLIDTREGKYISRA, from the coding sequence GTGATTTCCGTAAACGATTTTAAAACAGGTCTGACCGTTGAGGTGGACGGCGACATCTTTACCGTGCTGGACTTCCAGCATGTTAAACCGGGTAAGGGCGCGGCGTTCGTCCGTTCCAAGCTGAAGAACCTGCGCAACGGCAACACCGTTGAACGTACTTTCCGTGCGGGCGAGACGATCGGCCGCGCCGTCATCGAGAACCGCGCCGTTCAATATCTGTATGCCAGCGGCTCCGAGCATGTGTTCATGGACAACCAAACCTATGATCAGTTCAGTCTTGAAGCCAGCCAGCTTGAATGGGAACTGAATTTCCTCAAGGAGAACATGACGGTTAACATCGTCAGCTACCAAGGTGAGCTTCTCGGCATCAATTTGCCGACCAGCGTTGACCTCAAGGTCGTTGAAACAGAGCCAAGCGTTAAGGGAAATACCGCTCAAGGCGCGACCAAGTTTGCCAAGCTGGAGACCGGCCTGTCCGTTCAGGTTCCGCTCTTCATTAACGAGGATGACGTTCTCCTGATCGATACACGCGAAGGCAAGTATATTTCCCGCGCGTAA
- a CDS encoding M24 family metallopeptidase, with protein MGNNRVSKLRKVVQDRGLDAMLITSGINRRYLSGFTGSSGYVLITVDESYLLTDFRYMTQASEQTKGLKVVQHGPKFIDTVRELLPKGGQARLGFEQDDVSYGAYTSYAEALKPAELVPVSQAVEKLRMFKDEDELAVMRKAADLADDTFRHILNMIKPGMTERDVDLEMEFYMRSHGATASSFDTIVASGERSSMPHGVASQKVIQNNEFVTFDFGALLDGYCSDITRTIALGSPDPKLKEIYDIVLEAQLYALEHIKPGMTGRECDALSRDIITRYGYGEQFGHSLGHGLGMEVHEWPRLSKLSDDVLQPGMVVTVEPGIYVPGLGGVRIEDDVVVTETGVERLTHSSKDYTVL; from the coding sequence ATGGGCAACAACCGGGTCTCCAAACTGCGGAAGGTAGTGCAGGATCGCGGTCTGGATGCGATGTTAATCACAAGCGGCATCAATCGCCGCTATTTGAGCGGATTTACCGGTTCATCCGGCTATGTGCTGATTACGGTCGACGAGAGCTATTTGCTGACCGATTTCCGCTACATGACCCAGGCTTCGGAACAGACGAAGGGGCTTAAGGTGGTGCAGCACGGACCAAAGTTTATTGACACGGTCCGCGAGCTGCTGCCGAAGGGCGGGCAGGCCCGCCTTGGCTTCGAGCAGGACGACGTTTCTTACGGCGCCTATACGTCATACGCGGAAGCGCTGAAGCCGGCCGAGCTCGTTCCGGTATCTCAAGCAGTGGAGAAGCTTCGCATGTTTAAGGATGAAGATGAGCTTGCCGTGATGAGAAAAGCGGCGGATCTTGCGGACGATACGTTCCGGCACATTTTGAATATGATCAAGCCGGGCATGACCGAGCGGGACGTCGATCTGGAAATGGAATTCTATATGCGAAGCCATGGGGCGACCGCATCGTCCTTCGATACGATTGTAGCTTCCGGAGAACGCTCCTCCATGCCGCATGGCGTTGCGAGTCAGAAGGTCATTCAGAACAATGAGTTCGTGACGTTCGACTTTGGCGCGCTGCTGGACGGCTACTGCTCCGATATCACGCGGACGATCGCGCTGGGCAGCCCTGACCCTAAACTTAAAGAAATTTACGACATCGTGCTGGAGGCTCAGCTGTACGCGCTGGAGCATATTAAGCCGGGCATGACCGGCAGGGAATGCGACGCTTTGTCACGGGATATTATTACCCGCTACGGTTACGGAGAGCAGTTCGGGCATAGTCTTGGCCACGGCCTTGGCATGGAAGTTCATGAGTGGCCGCGCTTGTCGAAGCTTAGCGACGATGTGCTTCAGCCGGGCATGGTTGTAACCGTCGAGCCGGGCATTTATGTGCCGGGACTCGGAGGCGTCCGCATCGAGGATGATGTAGTCGTAACGGAGACAGGCGTCGAGAGATTGACCCATTCGTCCAAGGACTACACCGTTCTCTAA
- a CDS encoding YqhR family membrane protein, whose product MGNAASQQRQKTNPLFFAIETGFFAGLIWGGLHWIFYVLQFTKVIPGFLGEPIFQHKFLVTVAGQLAGYLLFIGFSVLCSILYVLVFRKIKGPWAGMIYGIVWWSVLILACSWLFLMQRPFRLPWDSLISEFCLFLLWGLFIGYTAATEYTDERKRDSSTGMA is encoded by the coding sequence ATGGGCAATGCAGCGAGTCAGCAGCGGCAGAAGACGAATCCGCTGTTTTTTGCGATTGAGACGGGTTTTTTTGCAGGCCTCATCTGGGGCGGATTGCATTGGATATTCTATGTGCTTCAATTTACGAAGGTAATTCCGGGCTTTCTGGGCGAGCCGATCTTTCAACATAAATTCCTGGTGACGGTTGCCGGGCAGCTGGCAGGGTATCTTCTGTTCATCGGCTTCTCGGTTCTTTGTTCTATCTTGTATGTTCTGGTTTTCCGCAAAATTAAAGGGCCTTGGGCTGGTATGATCTATGGAATCGTATGGTGGTCAGTGCTAATTCTGGCCTGCTCATGGCTTTTCCTGATGCAGCGGCCTTTTCGGCTTCCCTGGGATTCGTTAATCAGTGAATTTTGCCTGTTCCTGCTATGGGGACTGTTCATTGGCTATACGGCCGCGACCGAATACACGGATGAGCGCAAGAGGGACAGCAGTACGGGAATGGCCTGA
- a CDS encoding DUF1385 domain-containing protein, whose translation MFGGKHVNVTAVRRKNQEITFLEVPRSEKSWVVKLRKIPLLRGLVSIIDASAKGSKHLNYSAEAYAEDETETEELAKQKKHKEKEEGWSLGMMLGVAVMGILSFIIGKIIFTLVPVFVEHFLFGNAFKNYVLHNLIEGAIKLILLLVYLWIISQTPVVKRLFQYHGAEHKVISAFEAGDELTVENVQKYSRLHYRCGSSFMMLTIVLGVIIYSVVPWHDLVERIVQRLILLPLVIGVSFEVLKGTNAVRELPGLRYLGYPGLWLQLLTTKEPKDDQVEVSIASFNRMRELDAAIEAKGFQQSSVTGGILDPAKG comes from the coding sequence ATGTTCGGCGGCAAGCATGTCAATGTGACAGCCGTACGACGGAAGAATCAGGAAATTACTTTTTTGGAGGTGCCGAGAAGCGAGAAGAGCTGGGTTGTGAAACTGCGCAAGATTCCGCTGCTCCGCGGCCTTGTCAGTATTATAGATGCCAGCGCCAAAGGCTCCAAGCATTTGAATTATTCCGCCGAGGCTTATGCGGAAGACGAGACGGAGACGGAGGAACTCGCCAAGCAGAAGAAACATAAGGAGAAAGAAGAGGGCTGGAGTCTTGGTATGATGCTGGGCGTAGCCGTCATGGGCATTTTGTCCTTCATTATCGGCAAAATTATTTTCACCCTCGTTCCCGTATTTGTAGAACATTTTTTGTTCGGCAATGCATTCAAGAACTACGTTCTGCACAACCTCATTGAAGGGGCCATTAAGCTGATCCTGCTGCTTGTTTACCTGTGGATCATCTCCCAGACCCCTGTGGTTAAAAGATTGTTCCAGTATCACGGCGCAGAGCATAAGGTCATCAGCGCGTTCGAAGCCGGCGACGAATTGACGGTAGAGAACGTACAGAAGTACAGCCGCCTGCATTACCGCTGCGGCAGCAGCTTCATGATGCTGACGATTGTGCTCGGCGTTATTATTTACTCCGTTGTGCCTTGGCATGACCTGGTGGAGAGGATCGTACAGCGGCTTATCCTGCTGCCACTCGTAATCGGTGTTTCCTTTGAAGTGCTGAAGGGCACCAACGCCGTACGCGAACTTCCAGGGCTGCGCTATCTCGGCTACCCCGGACTATGGCTGCAGCTGCTTACAACGAAAGAACCGAAGGACGATCAGGTGGAAGTATCGATCGCGTCCTTCAACCGCATGCGTGAATTGGATGCGGCAATAGAAGCAAAAGGATTTCAACAATCAAGTGTAACCGGAGGCATATTGGACCCTGCGAAAGGATGA
- a CDS encoding patatin-like phospholipase family protein, which yields MEINAVFEGGGVKGISLAGAVQASEDAGVTFGRVAGTSSGSIVAALLAAGYSGEEMSRIIQGTSFRSFLKRSPVFNTKLIGPALRVMLKKGLYSGEALESWIRGILQQKGIVSFRDLPPGKLSIIASDITDGRLVVLPEGLEEYGINPDYFEVAKAVRMSCSIPYFFDPVMLRRSGKAAEGKSFTEQFAYMVDGGLLSNFPMWLFEEKEPGGQGAVKVPVVGYQMVGRTAPQAHRITGPFSMLQALVGTMLSAHDERYIEQEKIVRTVKIPTLGIGTVQFELTPEESTALYNSGYHAGKEFFRKWRPGWLEKRLIVNKKASSHS from the coding sequence ATGGAAATCAATGCGGTGTTTGAAGGAGGGGGCGTAAAGGGCATTTCGCTTGCGGGAGCGGTTCAGGCATCAGAGGACGCGGGTGTTACGTTTGGCAGGGTAGCAGGCACCTCCTCAGGCTCCATCGTCGCCGCGCTGCTTGCAGCCGGGTACAGCGGGGAGGAAATGAGCAGAATTATTCAGGGCACCTCATTCCGATCTTTTTTGAAACGGTCTCCCGTCTTCAATACAAAGCTGATCGGCCCGGCCCTGCGGGTCATGCTGAAAAAGGGGCTTTACTCGGGAGAGGCGCTGGAATCATGGATTCGCGGCATTTTACAGCAGAAGGGAATTGTTTCGTTTCGTGATCTTCCTCCGGGCAAGCTGTCGATCATCGCTTCCGACATTACTGATGGCCGGCTTGTTGTTCTGCCTGAGGGACTTGAGGAGTATGGGATCAACCCCGATTATTTTGAGGTGGCCAAGGCGGTGCGCATGAGCTGCAGCATTCCATATTTCTTCGATCCCGTGATGCTGCGCAGGAGCGGAAAAGCGGCGGAGGGAAAGTCTTTTACCGAACAGTTTGCCTACATGGTGGACGGAGGATTGCTGAGCAATTTTCCGATGTGGCTGTTTGAGGAAAAAGAACCCGGCGGGCAGGGGGCGGTAAAGGTTCCGGTTGTCGGCTATCAGATGGTCGGACGCACAGCACCCCAGGCCCATCGGATCACAGGGCCGTTCAGTATGCTTCAGGCACTGGTCGGAACGATGCTGTCGGCGCATGATGAGCGCTATATCGAGCAGGAAAAGATCGTCCGCACCGTCAAAATTCCCACACTCGGCATCGGTACGGTCCAATTTGAGCTGACTCCTGAAGAGAGTACCGCGCTTTACAATTCCGGATACCATGCGGGAAAGGAGTTTTTCCGGAAGTGGCGGCCGGGCTGGCTTGAGAAGCGGCTGATTGTTAATAAAAAAGCGTCCTCGCATTCTTGA
- a CDS encoding family 10 glycosylhydrolase yields MKLKNWVIGMLLVVLCVPLLSSGAARAASMVITLELDGMTLASDVPPYITSKNVTMVPLGVISKGLGAQVGWNQSSKTVTIVKDDNELKLTGGKKTAVVNGSSVALDNSVVIRQGRIMVPIRFVAENLGLQVIWNKAAKQISLYTGAEPPQASDPVNPQAPSVPAVPIPVVPKPTVPSIPGAVSKEMKGVWISSIFNLDWPSASSIGKIDQQKKEFNSLLDKLKAIGFNAVFVQVRPSGDSLYPSTLVPWSKVLTGTQGKDPGYDPLHFMIDAAHERGMQFHAWFNPFRAATDASTASLAANHVAKVHPEWIVKADGKLYINPGIPEARQSIIDTVLEVVRGYSIDGVHLDDYFYPSPSFDDDSTFNTYNTNNIASKADWRRDNINDFVRELGVQIHRLKPEVSYGISPFGVWRNIKMDSTGSDTTAGVSAYDDIYADVRTWIKQGWIDYVAPQIYWSLSYDTARYDKLVEWWVNEVRNTGVKLYIGQAAYKVGAANQSAEWQSGEQIINQLKFNDKYAEVQGSIMFRANDIVVRNPSDLSSLLTFYFKS; encoded by the coding sequence ATGAAACTGAAGAATTGGGTCATCGGAATGCTGCTTGTCGTTCTCTGTGTACCGCTGCTGTCTTCCGGCGCCGCCCGCGCGGCATCGATGGTCATTACGTTGGAGCTTGACGGAATGACGCTTGCCAGCGACGTGCCTCCGTATATTACTTCTAAGAATGTTACAATGGTCCCGCTTGGGGTGATCAGCAAAGGTCTTGGCGCGCAGGTGGGGTGGAATCAGAGCAGCAAGACCGTTACGATCGTCAAGGACGACAATGAGCTAAAGCTCACGGGGGGTAAAAAAACGGCAGTGGTCAACGGATCCTCCGTTGCTTTGGATAATTCGGTCGTGATCAGGCAGGGGCGGATTATGGTGCCGATTCGGTTCGTAGCGGAGAATCTCGGACTTCAGGTTATATGGAATAAAGCCGCAAAGCAGATTTCGCTATATACAGGCGCTGAGCCGCCGCAAGCCAGCGATCCGGTAAATCCACAGGCACCATCCGTACCGGCCGTACCCATACCCGTTGTTCCGAAGCCAACCGTTCCGAGTATTCCCGGCGCAGTCTCCAAAGAGATGAAAGGGGTTTGGATATCCAGCATATTCAATCTGGACTGGCCCTCTGCGTCTTCGATAGGGAAGATCGATCAGCAGAAAAAAGAGTTCAACAGCCTGCTCGACAAGCTGAAGGCGATCGGCTTCAATGCCGTATTCGTGCAGGTGCGACCAAGCGGTGACAGCCTGTACCCGTCTACGCTTGTTCCCTGGTCCAAGGTGCTGACCGGCACCCAGGGCAAAGACCCGGGCTATGATCCGCTCCATTTTATGATCGACGCGGCGCATGAACGGGGGATGCAGTTTCATGCCTGGTTTAATCCGTTCCGGGCGGCGACGGACGCTTCTACGGCCTCGCTTGCCGCCAATCATGTCGCCAAGGTGCATCCGGAGTGGATTGTTAAGGCGGACGGGAAGCTGTACATTAACCCGGGAATCCCGGAGGCGCGTCAGAGCATCATCGATACGGTACTTGAAGTTGTGAGAGGCTATTCTATCGACGGCGTTCATCTGGACGATTATTTCTACCCGTCTCCCTCTTTTGATGATGACAGCACATTCAATACCTACAACACCAATAATATCGCAAGTAAAGCCGATTGGCGGCGTGATAATATCAACGACTTCGTCCGTGAGCTAGGGGTTCAGATCCATAGGCTCAAGCCCGAAGTATCGTACGGAATCAGCCCCTTCGGCGTCTGGCGCAATATTAAGATGGACAGCACCGGTTCGGATACGACGGCAGGCGTGTCCGCATATGACGATATTTACGCCGACGTCCGGACTTGGATCAAGCAGGGCTGGATCGATTATGTCGCTCCGCAAATTTATTGGAGTCTTTCCTATGACACAGCCAGATACGACAAGCTGGTGGAATGGTGGGTGAACGAGGTTCGGAATACGGGCGTGAAGCTGTATATCGGCCAGGCGGCCTACAAGGTGGGTGCCGCAAACCAAAGTGCGGAATGGCAGAGCGGCGAACAGATTATCAACCAACTGAAATTCAACGATAAATACGCCGAAGTGCAGGGCAGCATCATGTTCCGGGCAAATGATATTGTGGTTCGCAATCCATCGGACTTAAGCAGTTTGCTGACCTTTTATTTTAAGTCCTGA
- the mntR gene encoding transcriptional regulator MntR encodes MPTPSMEDYLERIYKLIDEKGYARVSDIAEGLEVHPSSVTKMIQKLDKDEYLIYEKYRGLVLTTKGKKVGKRLVDRHKLLEEFLTIIGVQEQNIYRDVEGIEHHLSWDSITCIESLVEFFRRDESRIQLLDQIHQELYSES; translated from the coding sequence ATGCCAACACCCAGCATGGAGGATTATTTGGAGCGCATATACAAGCTGATTGATGAAAAAGGATATGCGCGGGTATCGGATATTGCCGAGGGTCTGGAAGTACATCCCTCTTCCGTTACCAAAATGATCCAAAAACTGGATAAGGACGAATATCTCATCTATGAGAAATATCGTGGGCTCGTCCTGACCACTAAAGGAAAAAAAGTAGGGAAACGTCTGGTGGACCGCCACAAGCTGCTGGAAGAGTTTCTCACGATAATTGGCGTCCAGGAGCAGAATATTTACCGGGATGTCGAGGGAATTGAGCATCATTTAAGCTGGGATTCCATTACATGCATTGAGTCGCTCGTGGAATTTTTCCGCCGCGATGAGAGCAGAATTCAGCTGTTAGATCAGATTCATCAGGAATTATACAGCGAATCTTGA
- the splB gene encoding spore photoproduct lyase, with protein MLTPERRAAQTPRKPTSLFIPELVYFEPDALSYPKGEQIMEWVRDHGIPYRMTTSHNRITNLPGEGELEQYKIAKRTLVVGVRKTLKFDQSKPSADYAIPIATGCMGHCHYCYLQTTLGAKPYIRIYVNTGDIIAAAKRYIEERAPEITTFEAACTSDPLAVEHITGSLAELIAFMAEEPLGRLRFVTKFQHVQPLLGIAHNHHTRIRFSVNAGYVIRNFEPATARFEERIEAAGQVARAGYPLGFIIAPIIWYDGWQEGYAELLAKLAQALPPEAGKDLTFEMIQHRFTKTAKAVIEKRYPKTKLEMDIEKRKKKWGRWGQNKYVYPDEQQNALREFITERIFEHFPAGRIDYFT; from the coding sequence GTGCTGACGCCAGAGCGTAGAGCCGCCCAAACGCCAAGGAAACCGACGAGCCTGTTTATTCCGGAACTGGTATATTTCGAGCCAGACGCGCTTTCTTACCCAAAGGGAGAGCAGATCATGGAATGGGTGCGGGATCATGGTATACCTTATCGTATGACCACTTCGCACAATCGGATTACCAATCTTCCCGGTGAAGGCGAACTGGAGCAGTACAAAATCGCCAAGCGGACTCTTGTCGTCGGCGTGCGCAAGACCCTTAAATTCGATCAATCCAAGCCTTCCGCGGACTATGCCATTCCCATCGCCACCGGCTGCATGGGACATTGCCATTATTGTTATTTGCAAACAACGCTTGGAGCCAAGCCGTATATTCGTATTTATGTCAACACCGGGGACATCATAGCTGCGGCCAAACGTTATATTGAGGAGCGCGCGCCCGAAATTACGACCTTTGAGGCAGCCTGTACCTCGGACCCGCTTGCGGTTGAACATATTACCGGCTCGCTTGCGGAACTTATTGCATTCATGGCTGAGGAGCCGCTGGGCAGGCTGCGCTTTGTAACCAAATTCCAGCATGTTCAGCCGCTGCTGGGCATCGCGCATAACCATCATACCCGCATCCGGTTTAGCGTCAACGCGGGCTATGTCATCCGTAATTTTGAGCCGGCCACCGCGCGTTTCGAGGAACGGATAGAGGCTGCCGGACAAGTGGCCCGCGCGGGTTATCCGCTGGGATTCATCATCGCGCCGATCATCTGGTATGACGGCTGGCAGGAAGGTTATGCCGAACTGCTGGCGAAGCTCGCGCAGGCGCTCCCTCCCGAAGCTGGGAAAGACCTGACCTTCGAAATGATCCAGCACCGGTTCACCAAGACAGCCAAAGCAGTCATTGAGAAGCGCTATCCAAAGACCAAGCTCGAGATGGATATAGAGAAACGCAAAAAGAAATGGGGCCGCTGGGGGCAAAATAAATACGTCTATCCCGACGAACAGCAAAACGCCCTGCGCGAATTTATCACAGAGCGTATTTTTGAGCATTTTCCGGCAGGCCGGATCGATTATTTTACTTAA
- a CDS encoding cytochrome c biogenesis CcdA family protein, which translates to MSNINAGIALAAGLASFISPCCLPLYPSYLSYITGLSVQQLRTGEQRREARLRTLSHTLAFILGFSAVFYTLGFGAGVFGQFFIEQRELIRQLSAILIIVMGLFLLGIFQPRFLMRERKLEFSRRPTGYIGSFIFGIGFSAGWSPCIGPILTAIIALSASEPGTWLKLITAYSIGFALPFFVLAFFVGGARRLLKYSGPLMKIGGALMVLMGILLFTDQMFRITIWLQGITPGWLKF; encoded by the coding sequence GTGTCCAACATTAACGCGGGAATCGCTTTGGCCGCCGGACTGGCTTCATTCATTTCCCCCTGCTGTCTGCCGCTGTATCCTTCTTATTTATCATACATAACCGGGCTGTCGGTGCAGCAGCTAAGAACGGGAGAACAGAGAAGGGAAGCTCGTCTTCGCACACTCAGCCATACACTGGCGTTTATTCTGGGGTTTTCGGCCGTTTTTTATACGCTAGGCTTCGGCGCCGGAGTATTTGGGCAGTTTTTCATCGAACAGCGCGAGCTGATCCGCCAATTGTCTGCCATCCTGATCATTGTGATGGGACTGTTTCTACTGGGCATTTTTCAGCCCCGCTTCCTTATGCGCGAGCGTAAGCTGGAATTCAGCCGGAGACCGACGGGGTATATCGGCTCCTTCATTTTCGGCATCGGCTTCTCCGCCGGCTGGTCGCCCTGCATCGGTCCGATCCTGACGGCGATTATCGCCCTGTCGGCGAGCGAACCGGGAACCTGGCTGAAGCTGATTACGGCGTACAGCATCGGGTTCGCGCTGCCTTTTTTCGTGCTGGCCTTTTTCGTTGGGGGGGCGAGGCGGCTGCTGAAGTATTCGGGTCCCCTGATGAAAATCGGCGGAGCGCTGATGGTCTTGATGGGCATCCTGCTGTTTACGGATCAGATGTTCCGCATTACCATTTGGCTGCAGGGTATTACTCCAGGTTGGCTTAAGTTCTAG